One genomic region from Skermania piniformis encodes:
- a CDS encoding glutamate synthase-related protein, producing MNGLYDPSQERSSCGVGFLTRKDGVQSHDVIGKLHQALCAVPHRGGMSAEGVGDGAGVNLDLSVGFFRELTGYPDLEPGDFGVGNFFLPNDPAFHAEAVAVIEAALDQQGFEILCRRDIPVDASAVRTAAAKYQLPIRQWVFRTGGEDVDRRIHDALTTIEEPAYTRADLLGLYPLSLSARTQVLKGRLNSGEVVPYFRDLSDPRMAVHTVFFHTRFSTNTAPNMTMAQPFRLVAHNGELNTDKKNRLSENAIARARNRAVIRPAGQSDSCRLDQTLQNRVLEDGLDLVTAVVAMMPPAWENDRTLSPAVTAMLEYFSLYEEKNDGPAALIFGDGAIIGARLDRLGLRPLRTVETAEYLGVMSEAGQVDFPPGTVLRRGRIEAGGMLFYDHAQGRSFGTTEALEQLAARHDYPALLARARVELADLPPVPSENQLSPARYNGDLTRHQRYVAYSLNQESFKFLMDPMLATGQEKISAMGYGAAINALANQEGGVAKYFSQRFAQVTNPPLDSIREADGMTLRVALGAKPNSGAPPAPQIVVRSPLLSHLDMLKLREQDRTPLARFDIRYRADLDDATANETALVDAVDALCDRIEAFARERGGIAVLTDRHVSRELAAMPLILVVSAVNQRLIEEGLRLRVSLIAESGQLCSSHHIAATLGFGASAVYPLAVRMRAEEKYGEQADQAFGHFAKAAEKSLLKTMGKVGLCTAESYIGGEFFEPNYLDTGDPVLRRYFPNVVAPVAGVGFATIAEATAAWHARALLVTSEQDVPLLGLFKERAEGAGHSYGTTAVRGFVDLTEEPIAFDDTGRPDNPDMADASYLRLLPLNQLERAFGLDDRAYRNTSFDALTPRAIDSFDITPGYRNFVFAITAERSRRPAALRDVLALPADVNFARTADDFTRELGQFAPVGNNEILVRGLACAARDGGFSVQLTQGPDRLAALAESLHARFGADIVESRIDPAGDAAALWIRATGSAHAQLARLRTAPASIPLHQVQPASEITRTLTSGAMSHGALVARAHEAVSHGTNMVGGLSNCGEGGEHITRYGTIRGSRIKQFASGRFGVWSGYLADPMLQELEIKIGQGAKPGEGGQLPASKVTVDIAAARGGTPGVELVSPPPHHDTYSIEDLAQLIHDCKAARVRVIVKLVSSEGIGTIAVGVAKAGADVINVAGNTGGTGAAAVTSLKYAGRSAEIGVAEVHQALCANGIRQKVVLRCSGAHQTASDVVKSALLGADSFEFGTTALMMLKCVMAKNCNIKCPAGLTTNPEVFAGDPRALGQYLLNIAHEVREILATLGMVSLRAARGRSDLLQLLNHPSGIGTLDLRRMLAVAAEVVVEHPVYLEKDYSIDDAFLDQLDPAGFDAAGIDLAPVRLTNRHKSVGGQLAVDLERMLNHPGRAGGAVIVDDRGRRYLPPDSIRIVSTGSAGQSYGVFCTDGMSLAHTGTCNDGVGKGACGGSIVVRSPGGGSIAPDANVLIGNFALFGASGGRLFVEGQAGDRFAVRNSGATAVVEGVGEFLCEYMTNGAVLNIGGFGKGVANGMSGGFLYQYDPAGRLPAEVSRDSVLLRPIGDAAYHELAARTLLEWHVAATDSARGRELLADWPNTRRHLVYAMPRALLLYQDADAILAAKTRKELLDELAAALAGYQVHKVQCSYRDRATVIDGSVPAYGDTDTEQMYRLLNTYTVVNFAQQLALQRTPAVTELRDPRIGSAVRNLILTEDFFLIQRLQRYAREAIDGFDDEELAVLVANKRLTDYKDALRRRNVRSMDSPGTYGWVLHQSAKNVDRIGRLPSFEELFCQRAIPVVALPAPAGAGGSSRRDPVRSR from the coding sequence TTGAACGGCCTGTACGACCCGAGCCAGGAGCGGAGTTCCTGCGGTGTCGGATTCCTGACTCGCAAGGACGGCGTACAGAGCCACGACGTGATCGGCAAGCTGCACCAGGCGCTCTGCGCGGTGCCACATCGCGGTGGGATGTCGGCCGAGGGAGTGGGCGACGGCGCCGGCGTGAACCTGGATCTGTCGGTGGGCTTCTTCCGCGAGTTGACCGGGTATCCGGATCTGGAGCCGGGTGACTTCGGGGTCGGCAACTTCTTCCTGCCGAACGATCCGGCGTTCCATGCCGAGGCGGTGGCGGTGATCGAGGCCGCGCTGGACCAGCAGGGTTTCGAGATCCTGTGTCGGCGTGACATACCCGTGGACGCGTCGGCGGTCCGTACCGCTGCCGCGAAGTATCAGCTGCCGATCCGGCAGTGGGTGTTCCGCACCGGTGGGGAAGATGTCGACCGGCGGATCCATGATGCGCTGACGACCATCGAGGAACCCGCATACACCCGCGCGGACCTGCTCGGTCTCTACCCGCTGTCGCTCAGCGCCCGTACCCAGGTACTCAAGGGCCGACTCAACTCCGGGGAGGTCGTGCCGTACTTCCGCGATCTGAGCGACCCGCGGATGGCGGTGCACACGGTGTTCTTCCACACTCGGTTCTCCACCAACACGGCGCCGAATATGACGATGGCCCAGCCATTTCGGCTGGTAGCGCATAACGGTGAGCTGAACACCGACAAGAAGAACCGACTGTCGGAGAACGCGATCGCCCGCGCCCGCAATCGCGCCGTCATCCGCCCGGCCGGGCAATCGGACAGCTGCCGGCTGGATCAGACCCTGCAGAACCGGGTGCTCGAGGACGGCCTGGACCTGGTGACCGCCGTCGTCGCGATGATGCCGCCGGCCTGGGAGAACGATCGCACCCTCAGCCCCGCGGTGACCGCGATGCTGGAGTATTTCAGCCTGTACGAGGAGAAGAACGACGGTCCGGCAGCGTTGATCTTCGGCGATGGCGCCATCATCGGAGCTCGGCTCGATCGACTCGGTCTGCGCCCGTTGCGCACCGTCGAGACCGCCGAGTATCTGGGGGTGATGTCGGAGGCGGGCCAGGTGGACTTCCCGCCCGGCACCGTGCTGCGGCGCGGTCGGATCGAGGCCGGCGGCATGCTGTTCTACGATCACGCGCAGGGTCGCTCGTTCGGCACCACCGAGGCGCTCGAGCAGCTCGCCGCGCGGCATGATTACCCGGCGCTGCTGGCCCGGGCGCGGGTCGAGCTGGCCGACCTCCCCCCGGTCCCCTCGGAGAACCAGCTTTCCCCGGCCCGGTACAACGGCGATCTGACCCGGCATCAGCGCTATGTCGCCTACTCGCTCAATCAGGAGAGTTTCAAGTTCCTGATGGATCCGATGCTCGCCACCGGGCAGGAGAAGATCTCCGCGATGGGCTACGGCGCTGCGATCAACGCGTTGGCCAATCAGGAAGGCGGGGTTGCCAAGTACTTCTCGCAGCGGTTCGCGCAGGTGACCAACCCGCCGCTGGACAGCATCCGGGAAGCCGACGGGATGACGCTGCGGGTCGCGCTCGGTGCCAAACCGAACAGCGGCGCGCCGCCCGCGCCACAGATCGTGGTGCGGTCGCCGCTGCTCTCCCACCTGGACATGCTCAAGCTCCGGGAGCAAGACCGGACTCCGTTGGCCCGGTTCGACATCCGGTATCGAGCCGACCTCGACGACGCGACGGCGAACGAGACGGCGCTGGTCGATGCGGTGGACGCGCTGTGCGATCGGATCGAAGCCTTCGCCCGGGAGCGCGGCGGAATCGCCGTGCTCACCGACCGGCATGTCAGCCGGGAACTCGCCGCGATGCCGCTGATCCTGGTGGTGTCGGCGGTCAATCAGCGGCTGATCGAGGAGGGGCTACGGCTGCGGGTCTCGTTGATCGCCGAGAGCGGCCAGCTCTGTTCATCGCACCACATCGCCGCCACCCTCGGTTTCGGTGCCTCGGCGGTCTACCCGTTGGCGGTACGGATGCGGGCCGAGGAGAAGTACGGGGAGCAAGCCGACCAGGCGTTCGGGCATTTCGCCAAGGCCGCCGAGAAGTCGTTGCTGAAGACGATGGGAAAGGTCGGCCTCTGCACCGCCGAGAGCTACATCGGCGGCGAGTTCTTCGAGCCGAACTACCTCGACACCGGCGATCCGGTCCTGCGCCGGTACTTTCCGAATGTCGTTGCTCCGGTGGCCGGGGTCGGGTTTGCGACGATCGCCGAGGCCACCGCGGCCTGGCACGCTCGCGCGCTGCTGGTCACGTCGGAGCAGGACGTGCCGCTGCTCGGCCTGTTCAAGGAACGCGCCGAAGGTGCCGGACACTCCTACGGCACCACCGCGGTGCGCGGCTTCGTCGACCTGACCGAAGAGCCGATCGCCTTCGACGACACCGGCCGGCCGGACAACCCGGATATGGCCGATGCCAGCTACCTGCGCCTGCTCCCGCTGAATCAACTCGAGCGCGCGTTCGGCCTGGACGATCGCGCATACCGCAACACCAGCTTCGACGCGCTCACCCCGCGGGCGATCGACAGTTTCGACATCACCCCCGGCTACCGGAACTTCGTGTTCGCCATCACCGCCGAACGCAGCCGCCGCCCGGCCGCGCTGCGCGATGTGCTGGCACTGCCGGCAGACGTCAACTTTGCGCGTACCGCGGACGACTTCACCCGGGAGCTGGGCCAGTTCGCCCCCGTCGGCAACAACGAGATCCTGGTCCGTGGGCTCGCCTGCGCCGCCCGGGACGGTGGATTCAGCGTCCAGCTGACGCAGGGCCCGGACCGGCTCGCGGCCCTGGCGGAGTCGCTGCACGCCCGGTTCGGCGCCGATATCGTCGAATCGCGCATCGACCCGGCGGGTGACGCCGCCGCGCTGTGGATCCGGGCGACCGGGTCGGCGCACGCGCAGCTCGCTCGGCTCCGGACGGCGCCCGCGTCGATTCCGCTGCATCAGGTCCAGCCGGCCAGCGAGATCACCCGAACCCTCACCTCCGGTGCGATGAGTCACGGCGCGCTCGTCGCACGCGCCCACGAGGCGGTATCGCACGGCACCAACATGGTCGGTGGGTTGTCCAACTGCGGCGAGGGCGGCGAACACATCACCCGGTACGGCACCATCCGCGGCTCACGGATCAAGCAGTTCGCCTCCGGCCGGTTCGGTGTCTGGTCCGGCTATCTCGCCGACCCGATGTTGCAGGAGCTGGAAATCAAGATCGGCCAGGGGGCGAAGCCCGGCGAGGGTGGTCAGCTGCCGGCGTCGAAGGTGACCGTGGATATCGCCGCGGCTCGCGGCGGCACCCCCGGCGTCGAACTCGTTTCCCCACCACCACATCACGACACCTACTCGATCGAGGACCTGGCGCAGCTGATCCACGACTGCAAGGCCGCGCGGGTGCGGGTGATCGTCAAGCTGGTCTCGTCGGAAGGGATCGGCACCATCGCGGTCGGCGTCGCGAAGGCCGGCGCGGACGTGATCAACGTGGCCGGCAACACCGGTGGCACCGGCGCCGCGGCCGTCACCAGCCTCAAGTACGCCGGTCGATCCGCCGAGATCGGCGTGGCCGAAGTGCATCAGGCATTGTGTGCCAACGGTATCCGGCAGAAGGTGGTCCTGCGCTGTTCCGGCGCGCACCAGACCGCGAGCGATGTGGTGAAGTCGGCGCTGCTCGGCGCGGACAGCTTCGAGTTCGGCACGACCGCGCTGATGATGCTCAAGTGCGTGATGGCGAAGAACTGCAACATCAAGTGTCCCGCCGGACTGACCACCAATCCCGAAGTGTTCGCCGGTGATCCGCGTGCGCTCGGTCAGTACCTGCTGAACATCGCACACGAGGTGCGGGAGATTCTCGCCACCCTCGGCATGGTGTCGTTACGCGCCGCGCGGGGCCGCAGCGACCTGCTGCAGCTGCTCAACCATCCGTCCGGCATCGGGACGTTGGATCTGCGCCGAATGCTCGCGGTTGCCGCCGAGGTGGTCGTCGAGCACCCGGTCTACCTGGAGAAGGACTACTCGATCGACGACGCCTTCCTCGACCAGCTCGATCCGGCCGGATTCGATGCCGCGGGAATCGATCTCGCGCCGGTGCGGCTGACCAACCGGCACAAGAGCGTCGGCGGTCAGCTCGCGGTGGACCTCGAACGGATGCTCAATCATCCGGGTCGGGCCGGTGGCGCGGTGATCGTCGACGATCGGGGGCGGCGCTACCTGCCGCCGGACTCGATCCGGATCGTCAGCACGGGTTCGGCCGGGCAGAGCTACGGGGTGTTCTGCACCGACGGAATGTCGCTGGCCCACACCGGTACCTGCAACGACGGGGTCGGCAAGGGCGCCTGCGGTGGCAGCATCGTGGTTCGCTCCCCGGGCGGCGGTTCGATCGCCCCCGACGCCAACGTGTTGATCGGCAACTTTGCGCTGTTCGGCGCCTCGGGCGGACGGCTGTTCGTCGAAGGGCAGGCCGGGGATCGGTTCGCGGTCCGCAACTCCGGTGCCACCGCGGTGGTGGAGGGCGTCGGCGAGTTCCTCTGCGAGTACATGACCAACGGCGCCGTCCTCAATATCGGCGGGTTCGGCAAAGGTGTCGCCAACGGGATGAGTGGCGGGTTCCTCTACCAGTACGACCCGGCCGGTCGGCTGCCGGCCGAGGTGAGCCGTGATTCGGTCCTGCTGCGGCCGATCGGCGACGCCGCGTATCACGAGCTGGCGGCCCGCACCTTGCTGGAATGGCATGTGGCGGCTACTGATTCGGCACGCGGTCGGGAGCTGTTGGCCGACTGGCCGAACACTCGGCGGCATCTGGTCTACGCCATGCCGCGCGCGCTGTTGCTCTACCAGGATGCCGATGCGATCCTCGCCGCCAAGACCCGCAAGGAGCTGCTCGACGAACTCGCCGCCGCGCTCGCCGGGTATCAGGTGCACAAGGTGCAGTGCTCCTACCGGGACCGGGCGACGGTGATCGACGGCTCGGTTCCGGCCTACGGCGATACCGACACCGAGCAGATGTACCGCCTGCTGAACACCTACACGGTGGTGAACTTTGCCCAGCAGCTCGCGCTGCAGCGGACGCCGGCGGTCACCGAACTGCGCGATCCCCGGATCGGTTCGGCGGTGCGAAATCTGATCCTCACCGAAGACTTCTTCCTGATCCAGCGACTGCAGCGGTACGCGCGGGAGGCGATCGACGGCTTCGACGACGAGGAACTGGCGGTGCTGGTCGCGAACAAGCGGCTCACCGATTACAAGGATGCGTTGCGGCGGCGCAACGTTCGCTCGATGGACAGCCCCGGCACCTACGGCTGGGTGTTGCATCAGAGTGCGAAGAACGTCGACCGGATCGGCCGGTTGCCGTCCTTCGAGGAGCTGTTCTGCCAGCGCGCGATCCCGGTGGTCGCCCTGCCGGCACCGGCCGGCGCCGGCGGCAGCTCCCGACGAGATCCGGTGCGGAGCAGATGA
- a CDS encoding diflavin oxidoreductase, whose amino-acid sequence MKIAYIPEDAPFNEDQRAWISGFLAGLHSRLALQLSIPPVLPVADVDNGPRPLLRVLFGTQTGNAESVAGDLAAAARGQGFAVTVAGLDEIELDEFAGLAHVLIVISTYGEGEMPDNAELFWAALSADTAPRLAGLDYGVLALGDTGYDGFCQAGKLIDTRLEQLGATRVISRVDCDVDYETAAAEWVQSAVTTLVTRAGASGVSAAPPPSIVARSGWTRKNPYRARVPVNRRLSGAGSAKEIRHYEFALADSGIGYEAGDALGVLPANDPALVAAIADHFRVSVDTAVGDESLGELLGHRYEISTPSKDLLGEVESRADNEELSHALRGGVKEVLDSWLFGKDVLDILRIGGDALSLDEFVPLLKPLQHRAYSISSSSLAHPEQIHLTVASVRYRSTGRDRGGVCSTFLADRCADARIFLQPNKSFRVPADDDTPMIMVGPGTGIAPFRAFLQEREQRGARGRNWLFFGDQHREHDYIYAAEIEAWHAGGLLDRLDLAFSRDRSEKVYVQSRMRARGRELFGWLQDGAHFYVCGDATRMARDVDHALHEIVVEHGGLGADDATEYVNALKREKRYVRDVY is encoded by the coding sequence ATGAAGATTGCCTATATCCCCGAAGACGCGCCGTTCAACGAGGACCAGCGCGCCTGGATCTCCGGGTTCCTCGCCGGGCTGCACTCGCGGTTGGCGTTGCAGCTGTCCATCCCGCCGGTGCTACCGGTCGCCGATGTGGACAACGGGCCGCGCCCGCTGTTGCGGGTCCTGTTCGGCACCCAGACCGGCAACGCCGAGAGCGTGGCCGGCGACCTCGCGGCGGCTGCGCGGGGGCAGGGTTTCGCGGTGACGGTTGCCGGTCTCGACGAGATCGAACTCGACGAGTTCGCGGGTCTCGCACACGTGCTCATCGTGATCTCCACCTACGGTGAAGGCGAGATGCCGGACAACGCGGAACTGTTCTGGGCGGCGCTGTCGGCCGACACCGCACCGCGGTTGGCCGGGCTCGACTACGGGGTGCTGGCCCTCGGCGACACCGGTTACGACGGCTTCTGTCAGGCCGGCAAGCTGATCGACACCCGGCTGGAACAGCTCGGCGCGACCCGGGTGATCAGCCGGGTCGATTGCGATGTCGATTACGAAACTGCCGCTGCGGAGTGGGTCCAGAGTGCGGTGACGACCCTGGTCACCCGGGCGGGGGCGAGCGGAGTCTCCGCCGCGCCGCCGCCGAGCATCGTCGCCCGCTCCGGCTGGACCCGCAAGAATCCTTACCGCGCCCGGGTTCCGGTCAATCGGCGGCTGTCCGGGGCCGGGTCGGCGAAGGAGATCCGGCACTACGAGTTCGCGCTCGCCGACAGCGGGATCGGCTACGAGGCGGGCGACGCCCTCGGGGTGTTGCCGGCGAACGATCCGGCTCTGGTGGCCGCGATCGCCGACCATTTCCGGGTGTCGGTCGACACGGCGGTCGGCGACGAATCGTTGGGGGAGCTGCTCGGGCACCGATACGAGATCAGCACGCCGTCGAAGGATCTGCTCGGCGAGGTGGAGAGCCGCGCCGACAACGAGGAGCTCTCGCACGCCCTGCGCGGTGGCGTGAAAGAGGTGTTGGACAGCTGGCTCTTCGGCAAGGACGTGCTCGACATCCTCCGGATCGGCGGCGATGCGCTAAGTCTGGACGAGTTCGTCCCGCTGCTGAAGCCGTTGCAGCATCGCGCCTACTCGATCTCGTCCAGTTCGCTCGCCCATCCCGAGCAGATTCATCTGACGGTGGCCAGCGTCCGGTATCGCTCGACCGGACGGGATCGGGGCGGGGTCTGTTCGACCTTTCTGGCCGACCGCTGTGCCGACGCGCGGATCTTCTTGCAGCCGAACAAGTCGTTCCGGGTGCCGGCCGACGACGACACCCCGATGATCATGGTCGGGCCGGGCACCGGGATCGCGCCGTTCCGGGCGTTCCTGCAGGAGCGCGAGCAACGCGGAGCCCGCGGACGTAACTGGCTGTTCTTCGGCGATCAGCATCGCGAACACGACTACATCTATGCGGCCGAGATCGAGGCCTGGCACGCGGGCGGTCTGCTGGATCGGCTCGATCTGGCGTTCTCCCGGGACCGGTCCGAGAAGGTCTACGTGCAGAGCCGAATGCGCGCGCGCGGCCGAGAACTGTTCGGCTGGTTGCAGGACGGCGCGCACTTCTACGTCTGCGGCGATGCCACCCGAATGGCCCGCGACGTCGATCATGCGCTGCACGAGATCGTCGTCGAACACGGCGGTCTCGGCGCCGACGACGCAACCGAGTACGTCAACGCGCTCAAGCGTGAGAAACGGTATGTCCGCGATGTGTACTGA
- a CDS encoding HNH endonuclease signature motif containing protein, whose translation MHSSDGDSDTVADTVAVIDAALDSLAVLLPDSGTAALGVLQALERVQRRVTGLGYRLIRVVAEAPGEEFGGQRSRDVLADALRITPKEASARLFESADLTPGLTMTGQSVEPVLPATAGKVEAGVIGRDHVRVIRTFLRDLPTVVDYPTRVEAEKQLATVAVTVRPDQLRKVAVHLDAVLNPDGSLSDDRDRARKRGIRVGEQERDGMSRVTGYISPELRAYLETILAKYAAPGMCNPDDNTPAVDTAVRDGEVSDDRARRDQRTPTQRNHDALHAVLRAAIASGDLGRHRGLPVTVIVTTTLHDLETAAGTADTAPDTQGAVPGVYPPAGSNRSSAGPAALVPCLPVPGRSPGGNGGKATTAGGTLIPYRDLIRMASHAWHYLAVFDTHTEQPLYLGRSKRLASPDQRIVATARYGGCSFPACARPALDCEYHHTTTWAEGGCTDVTNLAPVCGHHHTLADQGWAVRGDPRGRIEWLPPAWLDPHRTPRTNTYHRPTHWYRHPRGHTNNTTNPTGTANSPPTT comes from the coding sequence ATGCATTCGAGTGACGGGGATTCGGACACGGTGGCCGACACGGTTGCCGTGATCGATGCCGCGCTCGACAGCCTGGCGGTGTTGTTGCCGGATTCGGGTACTGCCGCGTTGGGGGTGTTGCAGGCGTTGGAGCGGGTGCAGCGGCGGGTGACCGGTCTCGGGTACCGGTTGATCCGAGTCGTCGCCGAAGCCCCCGGCGAGGAGTTCGGTGGGCAGCGGTCCCGGGATGTGCTCGCCGATGCGTTGCGGATCACCCCGAAAGAAGCGTCCGCCCGATTGTTCGAATCCGCGGACTTGACGCCCGGGTTGACGATGACCGGACAGTCGGTGGAGCCGGTGCTGCCGGCGACCGCAGGCAAGGTCGAGGCGGGTGTGATCGGGCGTGATCACGTGCGGGTCATCCGGACGTTTCTGCGGGACCTGCCCACCGTCGTGGATTATCCGACTCGGGTGGAGGCGGAGAAACAGCTCGCCACCGTCGCGGTCACGGTGCGGCCGGACCAGCTCCGTAAGGTGGCGGTTCATCTGGATGCGGTTCTGAACCCGGACGGTTCGCTGTCGGATGATCGTGATCGCGCCCGTAAGCGTGGTATCCGGGTCGGGGAGCAGGAACGTGACGGGATGAGCCGGGTCACCGGGTATATCTCCCCGGAACTGCGGGCCTATCTGGAAACGATCCTCGCGAAGTACGCCGCCCCCGGAATGTGTAACCCCGACGACAACACCCCCGCCGTCGATACTGCGGTCCGTGATGGTGAGGTGTCCGACGATCGAGCCCGCCGGGATCAGCGGACCCCGACCCAACGTAACCACGACGCGTTACACGCGGTCCTGCGCGCAGCGATCGCGTCCGGCGACCTCGGTCGGCATCGGGGGTTGCCGGTCACGGTGATCGTCACCACCACCCTGCACGACCTGGAAACCGCCGCCGGTACCGCCGACACCGCACCCGACACGCAGGGTGCGGTGCCGGGCGTTTACCCGCCCGCCGGGTCGAACCGGTCGAGCGCCGGGCCGGCCGCGCTCGTGCCATGCCTGCCGGTGCCGGGTCGTAGCCCGGGCGGGAACGGGGGGAAAGCCACCACTGCCGGTGGGACTTTGATCCCGTACCGGGATCTGATCCGGATGGCCAGCCACGCCTGGCATTACCTGGCCGTATTCGACACCCACACCGAGCAACCGTTGTACCTGGGCCGGTCCAAACGTCTCGCCTCACCCGACCAACGGATCGTCGCGACCGCCCGATACGGCGGGTGCAGCTTCCCCGCGTGCGCTCGGCCCGCCCTCGACTGCGAATACCACCACACCACCACCTGGGCCGAGGGGGGATGCACCGATGTCACCAATCTCGCCCCCGTCTGCGGGCATCACCACACGCTGGCCGACCAAGGCTGGGCCGTGCGAGGTGACCCGCGAGGCCGGATCGAATGGCTCCCACCCGCCTGGCTCGACCCGCACCGCACACCCCGAACCAACACCTACCACCGCCCCACCCACTGGTACCGCCACCCCCGAGGACACACCAACAACACCACCAACCCCACCGGCACAGCGAACAGCCCACCCACCACATGA
- a CDS encoding PucR family transcriptional regulator, translating into MSWEEPSEPVKELIRRAAEIALAAPPDWFDEIDTAAFAAPTIRQAADDPELRAFILRGTHSSLIHWVSANLRRPGVPVAPNTEEPVEAARVLARRGYDESNLEAYRLGQNVAWRRWMKIAFALKSDPDDLAEMLDVTARSISEFVDATIAATSEQIQQERELLSRHRDSELREMVTHILNGRKVSRSTAEQTLGYRLARTHTAVVVWTTVAAPRLTELERVADALARHVAARERLRIVAGPGTVWLWIADADDARLRDADRAIGAVVDVQIAIGSTGHGIDGFRVSHLDAVSTQQTMARLDTDHRVGTYADVEGVLLLTTDPDRANRFVAHTLGALEKAAPAVRETVRAYLHEQCNASRAADRLVSHRNTVLRRLKQADELLPRPLDQNTLNVAMALEIQYWRGGAAVGSAH; encoded by the coding sequence ATGTCCTGGGAGGAGCCGTCCGAGCCGGTGAAAGAGCTCATTCGCCGGGCTGCGGAGATTGCCTTGGCCGCGCCGCCCGACTGGTTCGACGAGATCGATACGGCGGCATTCGCCGCACCTACCATTCGGCAGGCCGCCGACGATCCGGAGCTACGGGCGTTCATCCTCCGGGGCACCCATTCGAGCCTCATTCACTGGGTCAGTGCGAACCTGCGCCGACCCGGAGTACCCGTCGCGCCGAACACCGAGGAGCCCGTCGAGGCGGCACGCGTGCTTGCTCGACGCGGCTACGACGAGTCGAATCTCGAGGCTTACCGCCTGGGTCAGAACGTCGCCTGGCGCCGCTGGATGAAGATCGCTTTTGCGCTGAAGTCCGATCCGGACGACCTGGCAGAGATGCTCGACGTCACGGCCCGGTCTATCTCGGAGTTCGTCGATGCGACGATCGCAGCAACCTCCGAGCAGATCCAGCAGGAGCGTGAACTACTTTCTCGGCACCGGGATTCCGAACTGCGCGAGATGGTGACACATATCCTGAACGGTCGTAAGGTCAGCCGCTCCACCGCCGAGCAGACCCTCGGCTATCGACTCGCCCGAACGCACACGGCAGTGGTCGTGTGGACCACCGTCGCAGCCCCCCGACTCACCGAACTCGAACGGGTCGCCGACGCGCTGGCCCGGCACGTTGCTGCTCGCGAGAGGTTGCGCATCGTCGCCGGTCCCGGGACGGTGTGGCTCTGGATCGCCGACGCCGACGATGCCCGGTTGCGCGACGCGGACCGCGCTATCGGTGCTGTCGTGGATGTACAGATCGCCATCGGCTCGACCGGGCACGGCATCGACGGCTTCCGGGTTTCGCATCTCGATGCGGTTAGCACCCAGCAGACGATGGCGCGCCTGGATACCGATCACCGCGTCGGAACCTATGCCGACGTCGAAGGCGTCCTCCTGCTCACGACCGACCCCGACCGCGCCAACCGGTTCGTGGCACATACGCTGGGCGCCCTGGAGAAGGCGGCGCCCGCTGTGCGCGAAACCGTTCGGGCGTACCTGCACGAACAGTGCAATGCCTCGCGTGCCGCCGACCGGCTCGTCTCCCATCGGAATACGGTGCTGCGGCGGCTCAAGCAAGCCGACGAGCTGCTACCCCGACCGCTCGACCAGAACACCCTCAATGTCGCTATGGCGCTGGAGATTCAGTACTGGCGCGGGGGCGCTGCGGTCGGGAGCGCGCACTAG
- a CDS encoding NAD-dependent epimerase/dehydratase family protein, with amino-acid sequence MTTIDPAAPVLVTGGSGYLASWIVRYLLEDGNTVRATVRNPDKPKGLEHLHKLAEAHPGKLMLHKADLLDDGSYTAAMQGCELVIHTASPFLVGRIDDPQEQLIRPALEGTRNVLAASTRPSRSSGSS; translated from the coding sequence ATGACCACCATTGACCCGGCGGCACCCGTGCTGGTTACCGGCGGCAGCGGTTACCTCGCGAGCTGGATCGTGCGGTACCTCCTCGAGGACGGCAACACGGTGCGCGCGACGGTGCGTAATCCGGACAAGCCGAAGGGCCTCGAGCACTTGCACAAGCTTGCCGAGGCGCATCCCGGCAAGCTGATGCTGCATAAAGCCGACCTGCTGGATGACGGCAGCTACACCGCGGCGATGCAGGGCTGTGAACTCGTCATCCACACCGCCTCGCCGTTCTTGGTCGGCAGGATCGACGACCCCCAGGAGCAGCTCATCCGACCGGCGCTCGAAGGCACCCGCAATGTCCTCGCAGCGTCGACCAGACCGAGTCGGTCAAGCGGGTCGTCCTGA